AAAACCTGCTAAATGCTTGATAAAAGCAGATGCAATCTGTTGAACATTGATCGACTCAAAAAATCCCAAGTAAGCAGCCTCATCATCTGAATAAAAGGTCAGAAGCCCTCGAATACAAGGCCGACTGTCCACATAGCCAATAAAAGCATAGGTTTCTAAGTCAGAACTCAGCGGGTGACTGCCCTCAATCAAAGCCAGCTCTTCCTCTTCCGACTGCATGAGGTGGTCTGGCTGGTAAATCTGTTTGGGCAGGGCTAGAAAATCGTCCAGCTCTACAGTATTAGGTTTGACTGGTTTAATTTCCAGCATGGTCTTCCTCCTTGATTAGTCGAATCTTGCCAGTAAGGCCATCCATCTCAATCCAATCACCGTTTTGCAGCTGGCTGCAAGCACCTCTGACATTGACAATGGAAGGAATACCTAACTCTCGGGAAATAATAGCTGTGTGCGAGAGCAAAGACCCCTGCTCGGCAATGACACCCTTGGCTTGGGTCAGAAGATAGACCCAGCCCGGATCGGTCATCTTGGTCACGATAATCCGGTCCTGAGCAAACTCAATCTCCTGCACATCTTCCACGACCAAAACCTGGGACTTAACGCAGCCAGGTGAGCAGCCAATCCCTTGTAAGACTTGATTACCTGTATTATGACTGCTGGTGCGGTTTTGCGGTTTCAGATATTTCTCAAAGGCCTGTCCAGCAAAAACATAGCGACTAAAAGTTGGCAGCTCCTTATCAGCCTCCAACTTCTCTCGACGCTCGGCTATCAAGCCACTGACATCTCTGGGCTTTATTGTCAACTCAAACAGCTCTTCCTTTGTCAGGTAAAAAACATCGTCAGGCGTAGCCAGCAACCCTCGCTCGGCTAATTGCTGACCCAATGTTCTGAAAATCTGCCGCATCATGCCGTAGATCCGTGTGCGGTTTAAGCGGGAGCTTTCCCGATATTTAACACCAGTCATGGCTCGCTTGCGAAGAAAATTTGTCCACCAGCCTGATTTTTGCACCTCTTCTTCAAGTTTCTGAGGAGCCAACCTCTTCTCCTCTTGCTGGCACATTTGCAGCAGGAGCTTGAGCAGACGCTCTGGGTGCGTTCGAAAGGTTGGAGTTTCTAACTTCAACTCTTCCGGAGCCCGATCACCAAATTCATGGATAAAATGGGCTATTTCTTGAACCAAAGGATGCTGGAGACTTAGAAAGACTGCTGGACTTTCACTTGCCATGGCTTGTCTAATCGCTGCATTTTCTTCCGCTTTCAGCTGAGCTGTTAAAGCCTGCAGAGCCAAAGCCGGCCGCATACTTTCAATCTGCTCAATTCCTGCAATCTCAGCCTGGACAGCTCCGCCGCGACGCGACTTCTTCAGGAGTCCAGTATAGACAAAGGCATAGAGGTCATTGACCAGCGTAATGTCCCAGTGAGCCAGAATATCCTCTTTTAGCTTGCTTACCAAGGCAATCAAGGTCTCTGCATCTGCGTCGGGAGAAAAGCTCGCTTCGTATTCGCGCTGAATCTGGGCAAACTGCTCTTCCAATTGCCGCATTTGCTTGGGGGACGTCCAAAACTCTCGAATAATGCGGAGCATGATTTGCAGGCGTTTGAAAGCAGAAAGGTGCACCGGCATCTGAGGTACCTCTGTCTCTCGCACTCCCAGCATATCCTGCCAGATTGGAATGATTTTCTTCGAAAAAGGTAAAAGCTGCAGCAGCTGATACCAGCTCTGAATCTGGTAATAGACTCGGCTATTGACCGGCTGCAGCATATTTTGAAAAGTAGCTTCATAGGCAGCCAACTCAGGGGCATCCTTGCCAACCAAGCGTTGAGCCAGACTTCGGAAAATGCTGGCATAAGCCTCTTGGATAAAACTAATAGTCAGAGGACTGGAAACGCCCGGATAACTCTCGACAATGTTGCTGTTGTCCAGAATAATCCGCTGTCCCTCTGGCAAGGTGGTAATAGGGCGTGCCTGCAAGAGATAGAGTTGGCCATTCGCGAAGGTAAACTCCATATCCATATAAGGTCCGAAAAGCTGACTCACCTGACTCGCCAAGGCTTGTAACTCCTCGAGTTGTTCCTGTGATAATTCTGGTGAGTCCTTCGTCTGCTCTGTATAAAAGAGCTGGTCCTTGGGATGGAGGGTCACCATGGTTGTAGGAATTTTATCCTCCACAACCTTATTGCCCAAGCCCCGACCGATGACAATGATATGCTCATTCAAAATACCCTTGGGATTAGCCGTGAAGTAAATACCAGACAAGTCTCCCTCCTGCATGACCTGCACAAGACAAATCATCTGAGCTTGCTTCAAAGACTGGCCTTGCTCAAATAGATAGCTAAGAGCCGACTCCTGATAAAGAGAAAGTAAAGTAGCTTGGATAGCTTCTTTAAGCCCTTCTGGCTTCACATTGAGCTGGCTCTCAAATTGACCGGCAAAGGATGAAGCCTTCCCATCCTCAATGGTTGCAGATGAGCGGACTGCAAAGCGACAGTCTTTCTGAGAAAACTCCTGATGAATCCAGTTTTCTGCCGCTGTTAGATCTTCTTGACTATACTGCTCTCTGGCCCAGTCCTGCAGTTGCTGACTTAACTGGGACAAGTCCAACTCTCCAGACCGATAGGCTGCTTCCATCCGCTCCAAGTCAGCAGAGCTGGCAGATTTTTGAAAAAAGTCAAAAGCAAACACTGCAAAGTCAGGAACCGGCAATCCAGCAGCCTGCATTTTCAGCAAATGATAGGCCTTGCCACCGACCTGATCAAGCCCTGTCTGCTTGATTCTTTTCATCAAAGTACCCCCATCAAGAGATAGACAGCAACGGACAGAACCATGGTTGTCTCCGTGATATAAGTATAACGCTCCACCCGCTCCCGGATATTAAAGCGAGTTGGATCCTTGATAAACTGCTCAAACTGGACAGTCATCCAGATGACATTCAGCACCAAGACCACCACTCCGACATGGGAAATATTCCAGAGAAGAGCGAAATTGGTCAAGATATCCAGCAGAGTCACCACCTCGATAAAGCGGGTGGCTTTTTTGTAGCCAAAAAGCATAGAATAGGTCACATACTCGGTCTCGTCTTTTGGCGCCCGAATCTTGCGGCAGACTTCCCAGATCAGACTTGGGAAATACATGGTAAAGGCCAGCAAAACGGTCGGCAGGGACAAGAGAGGCAGATTGTACTTGTAGCAGACAAAAGAGATAGTATAGAGATTCAAAATCATCATGACCGGATTATGGGTCACAAGAGCCAGAGGCAAGGAATTTTGAATTTTGTCTCGCTTAAAGAACCAGAAAGACATGAGAGTTCCGTAGATATAGAGAAAGAGGAACCAGCCAATATTGTTCATAAAGAGAATATTGAGAATCACAGACACAGCTACGATAAAGCTGAGGGCAATAGCCAAGTCCTTCTTTTTCACCCGGCCAGATGGCAGAGCCCGATGAGGAAAGAGACGTCTGTCGGTCTCATAGTCCTTGAAATCATCCGCAATCCGCAGAATCATCAGAAAGACAAAAATCGTAAAAATCCCAATCAACTCCTGATGGTCAAAGTGAAACTTGGTCACTCCGTCATTGAGCAAGAGGACAAAATAAATCTCAAAAAACATGATGGCAGCCACAAAAAAGCGCGGCAGCAAAGGGAACATTTCCTTATAATAAACAGCTAATCGTTTAAACATAGCTTTTCTCCAATCTTTTCACCCATTTGAATCTGGGTTTCTATTCCGAGGTCTGAGTAAGTCAGGATATCCTGATCCAAGCGAATCGTGTCTGCCGGATAGAGGACAAGAATGGTTGAGCCGCCCAGACCAAAGCACCCCTTCTCCTGTCCTCGGACCAAACGGTCCTGATTGTGATTGTAAATTCTTCCGACCAAGAGCGCCCCTACTTCCATCTGCAAGACTGGCCCTAGCTCGGTATCTAAAAGACAGTATTCTCTTTTATTTTCCTTGTAAATCAAGCGCCGCTTCTGGGCTACCTGTCTGACCGTATGCAGGCGTCCCTTGATTTTTCGTCTTTGGGTAATTCTGCCGGATTCAGCTGCCAGATAGCGGTGCAGGTCTTCCACTCCCAGTCGATAAACCAGCGCTGTTCCGCCACTAAACAGCTGAACCAACTCTTCATCCAGCAGTAGGTCAGCTAGCCTGTATGACTGCCCCTTAATCATCAGCCGCAAGTCCTGACTGATGGTAAAAGCCTCCAGCTTGGCATCCGCCACTGCCAGCACTTGACTGTCAGGACAGATTGGACGCAGTTCTGGCTTGATTTTCCTCTGGAAAAAAGCCGCAAAGCTAGGATAGGGGCCATCTTCATAGTCAGCCAGATCCAGCTGATAACTTTCCACAAAAGCTGCTATTTTCTTGCGAGATAAAGGAGTGTAGTCTTTCAAAGTCAGAAGATAAGACAGGCTAGGTCGGGTCAAGATAGGCAATAAGAAGCGACCCCAAGCAGTACCATAAAGCTTGTCTAACAGACCCGCCTTGTATTCTGTCGGTTCCACTACTTGGCCAGTCTTTCTCTGATAGACCTTAACCATGCGGGAGAACCCCCAGACCAATCAGACTTGCAACAGCTAGAATCGCAAAGACCAGATAGGCCAGCTTATTCGGCTTGGGAATTCGGCAGTTGTATACAAATAGGAAGGTCAGCAAAAGAGACAAGCCCAACCACACCCAAGCAAAGAAACCAGGCGCCAACCATTGACATACCAGATAGGTCAGAGGGAAAAAGAGGGCGCTGTAAGTCACTGGCAAGCCGATAAAATAAGAGCCAGATCCTTCATCATGCTTGGCCAAGCGATTAAAATGAGCCAAGCGTGTAACCGCAGCTAAGACATAGAGGACAGCCAAGATGATATTGGCCCCTCCCAAGGGCAACTGGATCATGAGGAGCACAGCCGGGAGAGCCGCAAAGCTAATCATGTCGCAGAGCGAATCAATTTCAATGCCGAAGCGCTTCTGACTTTCAGTCCGCTTCATCCGCCGCGCCACCACACCATCAAAGAGGTCACAGATACCGCTAACGATAAAGGCCATCATAGCTAACCGCAGCTGGGACTGAATGATGGCATAGACTGCCAACAGTGCAAAAGCAGCGCCCGTATAGGTCAGGATAACAGATTTGTCGTATTCACCGATAAACAAAGGTTCATTCTTCTTCATGAATTCTTATTTCTCCTCTTCTTCCATCTAAAGTAACCAGCATGCCAGTTTCTAGCAGCTGAGTTGCATTCTTAGCGCAGACCAGAGCTGGAATCCCGCATTCCCGAGCGACAATGGAGGCATGGCAGAGAACCCCGCCATACTCTGTCACAAGACCTCCTAGAATACCGAAAACATAGCTCCAGCCCGTATCTGTATAGCGAGTGACAAGAATTTCTCCCGGTTCAATTGTCTCAATATCCGCCAAATCCAAGAGAACTCGAACCCGACCGGTCACCTGACCGCTGCTGGCTGGCATCCCTGTCAGAAGAGTCTGACTATCATGGGCTACCTCTTCCGGGCTAATCTCTTTGTCGGTCAAATCCCCCGCTGGCTCAAAATTCCGATAGGCCTGGCAATAGTGCTGATTATCTGCTGCTTCTTCTTGGAGCTGGTCAGCAGTCATTTGCCCTTCCATAAAGGAAGTCAGGCTTTCTTTCTTAATGTAAAAAATATCTTGTTCATTTTTCAGAAAGCCTCGCTTTTCATAGGCTCGGCCGAGTTTGAGGCTAATCTGGCGAATGAGGTGGTAATAGCGCGTGGAAATATCCTTGAACTCCTCCCGCCACCAAAGCAAGTTCCGCAAGTCTTCGCTGATTTTTTCTATCTTTTTCTGCTTGGCTCGAGATAGATGAGCCAAATCCAGCTCAGGCTCTGAGACAGGACTGAGCGAAGCTTTGGCCGCCTGGTAGTAAGCTGAATCAACAACCAATTGCTGGACTGCTATCATAACCTGATGAGCATCTTCTTCGTAACTAGCTACTCGCAAGTCCAGCTCCCGATCCGAGTGATAGCCAAAATCCTTTTGGAAATCCTGAATCTTGATGAAATCAGCTCGCTCAGGATATTGTGCAGTCAGTTCCTGCAATTCTTCCACCGATAGCTTCAACCAGTCGTCTGTCAGCTTTTCATCTGCTAGAATAAGATCCGCAACTTCCAGCATTCGAGTTAAAGGCTTGGTGTGTGAAACATTTCCCAACTTAGCAATCAACTGGAAAAACTCATCTACAGACAGCCATTTGAGCAGACTGGTCTTTTTCATAGACAGCTGGACCGTATTGATGTAGGCCTGCCAAAAATAAGTTCCCTCACTGTCTAAATAAGCCTGATTTAGCACTAACTGCCAAAGACTCTCGACCTGATGCAGCAGGCTTTGGTCGTTCAGTTCTTGGATTTCTTGATTCAGGCGGGTAAATTGCTGGCGCAGGTCTTGCAGCTTGTCTGGTGCCTGATGCAGAAAATTCTTAGTTACTTTTTGCGTTTTCAAGGCTACCCGCAGGAAATTCAAGAGCAGGGCTGGACTTAATTTGCTGGTAAAACCTTGACCTTGGTAGTCTTTATTGACTCCCAGCTCATCATCAAAGTCTCGCTCAATATAACCCGGAATCTGCTCCATGCCTTGCTTGACTACGCCTAAGTTCCAGAAAGGCCGAGCATAATGAAGACGCATCAGCGGAGGCATCACACCTTCAGGCTCTAGGCCAATTGCCAGCAAAAAGCTAGAGAGTGCCTCTTGCCAAGAATGGCAGTAAAGGCTCCACATCAGGTTGGGACAGGGCTGGGCCGCCACTCCTCCATCCCGAAAATTCGCCGTCGTCCAGCGACCACTGTCGATTTTAGTTGGTACTGTCGTGATGGGCCGAGCCTGCAGCAGATAGATTTGCTCTTGGACAGCACACCACTCAATATCCATCGGCCGACCAAAATACGCCACAATCTCCAAAACCTGCGCGTGCAGTTTCTGCAAGACTGCCAGAGGGATTTCAACTTTTTCAAACTTGCTCCAGTCCGGCTTGTACCAAGAAAGAGTCAGCTGCTCAGGATTGACTTGACCGCTAACCAAGCTCTCAGCTGAGCCTTTTACATACTCAAGAAGCATGGTCTGGTCCTGATTGGTCGCCACGTCTAGGGAAAAGCAGACACCGCTAAAGTCAGACTCTATCTGCTCCTGAATCAGCACTGCCATAGCAAAATCCTGCTCAGCAAGCCCATGACGCTGCCAGTAGGCCAATGCTTCTGGATTAAAGAGGGAAAGCAGACAAGAACGAATGCCCTGCTCAATTTCTGACAGTGTCCGGCAGTTGCCAATCGAGTCATATTGACCGGCAAATGACATGGTCTGTCCATCTTCTAAAAGGGCACTGCTGCGAACGATATAAGCTTGATTTTCCTGACAAAAAGCTACTAACTCCTGTAGCCAAGCTGGATCCAAGGGATATTGCTGCAAACGCTCCGCAATTTCCTCCTTGCCCAGTTCGATTAATTCTTTAAGTCCCTGTTTTGAGTATTCTGGCAGAGCTACTTTTAGCCAAGCCATGACTTGGTCTGCCGGCAATATTAGAGCCCTAGGCACCGAAAGCCCCAGCTGACAGAGGTTGATTAACTGATTGATTTTACCGCCATAGACGGCCGAAGGCTCTTTTTCCAGCCATAGTTCTTTCATCAAAAGCTCCCACCTCACATACGATTTTTTCTAAGTTTAGCCCAGTAGAGCAGACGATTGACTCCTAGATGCGTGCCTGCCCCCAGGATTATAATGCCCAGCATCTGCTTCCAGGACAGAGGAATATAGAAAAGCAAGAAAATGATACAGCCAATCAAGGAATCAATCTGGTCTATCCAGATAAAGGTCCATTTCCAGCCATTCTCCGCCGTCTTGCCCTCTCTTATTTCCAACCGGCGCTTGATGAAGCTATTAGGCAGCTCAAACAAAACATAAGCCAGCCCCAAAAGAGCCCCAAGCATCAGATTAAATAGCACGGTATTTTCGTAGAAGGCATAGACCAAGTGCAGCTTCTCTAGGGTGGGAATACCCTTTAAGAGCAATCCCCAAAGGATCTGCGCCAAAGCTCCCCAGACAATCATGCCCAAGAAACCTTTCCAGGTCTTGTTAGCCCCAAAAAGCCTCTTCCCATCCTTTAAAATCAACCCAGCATCCATTGGTCGATAAGCCGCCTCTAACAGTGAAGACTTGCAAAAGATCATATTCAGAACTCCAGCCAGAATGACCGGCATCAGGGTGATATATAAGGCAAGAATCGATTGCATACTTATTTCCTATTCTCTTTATGAAAATCAGCTTGAAAAGATTAAGAGACTTCTCAAACTTTTATGACTTCATTATATCATAAGTCACTAAAGCCCTTACACAACAAACTGTCAACATCTGTCTCATCTGATAGTGGTTCAAAAAATTCGCTATTTTACATTCTTATTTCTCCTTGTATCTGTAGCTGCCATGATTTTTCAAGATATACTAAGAATTAGTAGCAACTAAACAAGATTACAAATAATATGTCAATTAATCTTCCTTTTATTACAAGAGGCTTTTAAAAATTTGTAAACAAGCGTTTTATAATTCAAAGTAAAAAACCAGCTTTTCTAGCTGGTTTGTCAGTTTATCCTCTGTCATCATATCCATTTGGATGACTGGAATGCCATTTCCAAGCGGTTTCGATAATGGTTTCGATATTGTCAAATTTCGGCTGCCAGCCCAGAACATTTCTTGCTTTCTCAGAGGAAGCAATCAGCGTATCCGGATCCCCTGGGCGCCGCTCTGCTATTTCCAAAGGAATAGGATGGCCGGTCACCTTGCGGGCGGCTTCTACAATCTGAAGATTGGAAAAACCAGTCGAAGAGCCAAGGTTAAAGGCATCAGATGGTTGACCAGCACGCAGGTGCTCGACAGCCAAAATATGGGCGTCAGCCAAGTCGAAAGGATGGACATAATCGCGGACATTGGTCCCGTCCGGAGTATCGTAATCATCGCCAAAGACGGCAATCTTCTCACGTTTGCCCTGAGCCACCTGAAGCACAATGGGCAGGAGATGGGTTTCAGGACCGTGATCCTCACCGATTGAACCGTCAGGTTTGGCACCGGCCACATTGAAATAACGCAGGGCTACAAACTTGATGCCATAGGCCTGGTCTGCCCAGCTCATAATGGTCTCCATCATGAGTTTGCTCTCACCATAAGGATTGATAGGCTTTTGCGGAGTCGTTTCCAGAATCGGAACTTCCTCAGGAATGCCATAAGTCGCCGCTGTCGAAGAAAAGACAATATTTTTAACACCGCATTCCTGCATGACCTCCAAGAGAGAAACCATGCCAGCTGTGTTATTGTCAAAATACTTGAGCGGATCCACCATAGACTCTGCCACCAGTGAAAAAGCAGCAAAGTGAATGACTGCATCGATGGATGGATGTTTGGCAAAGACATCACGCATAAAGTCCTTATCAGCTAAATCACCCTCATAAAAGACTGCTTGCAGATGAACTGCTGCCCGATGACCAGTCACCAAATTATCAACGACGACTACCTCTTCCTTGCCTGCTGCTACCAAACGGTCTACCATGTGCGAGCCGATATAGCCAGCTCCGCCTAATACTAAAATTGCCATAAAACTTCCTTTCCCTGTTACGCTAGATTCATTATAACACATTTCCTAGGGCTGGATGCACGGATTGGACGAAGCGCATGAAAGCCGCCTGACCCTCCTCAGTTCGCTTGTAAACTCCCGCATCTTCCAGTACTCGGCTGAAAATCTGTCCAACCGATTCCTGAACTACTTCATCCACTGTCTCAGCGGTAACATCTGGATTCTGGCCTTTGAGTTGATTGGCCCACTCCTGATGATAGGCAGCAACCTGACAATCTTCTCCCATAAGGAAAAGTTTAACTTGTTTGAGCTCTTCCTTGAGCCGAGGTGGTAGAATAGCCAGCCCCATCACCTCAATCAGACCGATATTTTCTTTCTTAATGTGCTGCACATCCCTATGAGGATGATAAATGCCATCAGGATGTTCTGGGGAAGTTTGATTGTCCCGCAAGACCAAGTCTAGCTCAAAAGATCCATCTTTTCTGCGGGCAATCGGTGTAATGGTATGGTGCGGTTCACCCTCAGACTCTGCCAAGACCTGCACACTCGGGTCAGAATAAGTCCGCCAAGCTTGCAAGAGCTTGTCAGCCAACTTGATTAACTGTTCCTTCTTCTCAGACCTCAGACGAATGACTGACATGGGCCACTTGACAATGCCTGCTTCCACCTCTTCAAATCCGATAAAAGTAAAGCTGCAATCCAGCTCTGCTATTTCCATAGGGAAAGTATGACGTCCGCCCTGATAGTGGTCGTGGGTCAGGATAGAGCCGCCGACAATAGGCAGGTCGGCGTTGGAGCCTGCGAAATAGCCTGGAAAGGTCTCAACGATGTTTAGCAAGCGCTCAAAGGTCAGCCGACTGATAGCCATAGGAAGGTGCTGGCTGTGCAGAAAGATGCAATGCTCATTAAAGTAGGCATAGGGCGAATACTGGAAGCCCCACTCCTGACTAGACAAATCAAATCGAATAATCCGATGGTTAGCACGAGCTGGGTGGTCCAAGCGGCCTTGGTAGCCTTCATTTTCCATGCAGAGCTGACAGGATGGATAATGGCTATTCTTGGCCTTTTTAGCTGCCGCAATCTCCTTGGGATCCTTTTCTGGCTTAGAGAGATTGATGGTGATTTCCAAATCTCCATAGGCAGTCGGTGCTTTAAAAGCAATATTTTTAGCAATAGCCTTGACCTTGATGTAGCCATTCTTTTGACTAAGCCGGTAAAAATCAGCGACAGCTTGCTCTGGATTAGAGGCATAAGTCGTCCAGAAGTCCCGATTGAGCTGGCTAGGGGAAGGCGTGATTAAGTTCATGAGCTCAGCTCCCAGTACATCCTGCTCAGCCAGAGTATCACCAATCTTCCCATTCTTCACAGCCACAGCTACCAAGTCATCCTTCAGGTCAATTATCTGCTCAGCCTCTGTCTCCTGCTCTGCAACTGCCTCTCCGACTAAAGCCATGACACGATTGCTCAGATAGATAGTGTCCATTTCCTCAAAAGTGCTATTGTCAATCACTGCAGATACAAAAGCATCCAGTAACTTCTTGGACATAGATTTTCCTTTCTCTTGCTAGTAAAGAGAGTGGGACAGAAATCGGTAATTCGTTAGAATTCGATTTCGTCGTCCCACCTCCGCACAGTTGAGTAGGGCTGTAAAAGCTGATGAAATCAGCGTAATAGAGCCCACTCAACCACTGGTCTTGCTCGACAACCCAAAGACAATTGAGAGGCTAGGACTTTTGTCCCAGACCCAAGTTCCTTTTCTGTGATTTAGTCTAGCACTCGGCTTCCGCCAGCTACTTCTGCAATGTAAAAACTAGGGGCATAGCCGACGACTTCTTGATACTTGTGGCCGACATTTTCTTTGAAAGTGTCCACCGCATCCTTAGCAACTAAAGCAATGGCGCAGCCACCGAAGCCCGCTCCGGTCATACGAGCCCCCAGAACACCTTCTTGCTCCCAGGCTGTGTGAACCAAGGTGTCCAGCTCTAGACCAGTCACTTCATAGTCATGCTCCAATGAAACATGGGACGCATTCATGAGACGGCCAAATTTTTCAAGATTGCCTGCCTGCAAAGCTGCCCGTGCTTGCAAAGTACGTTGATTTTCCAAAACAGCATGGCGAGCCCGTTTGAGACGATTTTCGTCCTCAATCAGATAGCTATACTCGTCAAAGGACCACTCGTCCAACTCACCCAAGGTAGAGATAGACAGCTTGCGGTTAAGTTCCTCAACAGCTTTTTCACACTCCGCCCG
This window of the Streptococcus sanguinis genome carries:
- a CDS encoding CDP-archaeol synthase, encoding MQSILALYITLMPVILAGVLNMIFCKSSLLEAAYRPMDAGLILKDGKRLFGANKTWKGFLGMIVWGALAQILWGLLLKGIPTLEKLHLVYAFYENTVLFNLMLGALLGLAYVLFELPNSFIKRRLEIREGKTAENGWKWTFIWIDQIDSLIGCIIFLLFYIPLSWKQMLGIIILGAGTHLGVNRLLYWAKLRKNRM
- the galE gene encoding UDP-glucose 4-epimerase GalE → MAILVLGGAGYIGSHMVDRLVAAGKEEVVVVDNLVTGHRAAVHLQAVFYEGDLADKDFMRDVFAKHPSIDAVIHFAAFSLVAESMVDPLKYFDNNTAGMVSLLEVMQECGVKNIVFSSTAATYGIPEEVPILETTPQKPINPYGESKLMMETIMSWADQAYGIKFVALRYFNVAGAKPDGSIGEDHGPETHLLPIVLQVAQGKREKIAVFGDDYDTPDGTNVRDYVHPFDLADAHILAVEHLRAGQPSDAFNLGSSTGFSNLQIVEAARKVTGHPIPLEIAERRPGDPDTLIASSEKARNVLGWQPKFDNIETIIETAWKWHSSHPNGYDDRG
- the galT gene encoding UDP-glucose--hexose-1-phosphate uridylyltransferase, which encodes MSKKLLDAFVSAVIDNSTFEEMDTIYLSNRVMALVGEAVAEQETEAEQIIDLKDDLVAVAVKNGKIGDTLAEQDVLGAELMNLITPSPSQLNRDFWTTYASNPEQAVADFYRLSQKNGYIKVKAIAKNIAFKAPTAYGDLEITINLSKPEKDPKEIAAAKKAKNSHYPSCQLCMENEGYQGRLDHPARANHRIIRFDLSSQEWGFQYSPYAYFNEHCIFLHSQHLPMAISRLTFERLLNIVETFPGYFAGSNADLPIVGGSILTHDHYQGGRHTFPMEIAELDCSFTFIGFEEVEAGIVKWPMSVIRLRSEKKEQLIKLADKLLQAWRTYSDPSVQVLAESEGEPHHTITPIARRKDGSFELDLVLRDNQTSPEHPDGIYHPHRDVQHIKKENIGLIEVMGLAILPPRLKEELKQVKLFLMGEDCQVAAYHQEWANQLKGQNPDVTAETVDEVVQESVGQIFSRVLEDAGVYKRTEEGQAAFMRFVQSVHPALGNVL
- a CDS encoding PEP/pyruvate-binding domain-containing protein gives rise to the protein MKELWLEKEPSAVYGGKINQLINLCQLGLSVPRALILPADQVMAWLKVALPEYSKQGLKELIELGKEEIAERLQQYPLDPAWLQELVAFCQENQAYIVRSSALLEDGQTMSFAGQYDSIGNCRTLSEIEQGIRSCLLSLFNPEALAYWQRHGLAEQDFAMAVLIQEQIESDFSGVCFSLDVATNQDQTMLLEYVKGSAESLVSGQVNPEQLTLSWYKPDWSKFEKVEIPLAVLQKLHAQVLEIVAYFGRPMDIEWCAVQEQIYLLQARPITTVPTKIDSGRWTTANFRDGGVAAQPCPNLMWSLYCHSWQEALSSFLLAIGLEPEGVMPPLMRLHYARPFWNLGVVKQGMEQIPGYIERDFDDELGVNKDYQGQGFTSKLSPALLLNFLRVALKTQKVTKNFLHQAPDKLQDLRQQFTRLNQEIQELNDQSLLHQVESLWQLVLNQAYLDSEGTYFWQAYINTVQLSMKKTSLLKWLSVDEFFQLIAKLGNVSHTKPLTRMLEVADLILADEKLTDDWLKLSVEELQELTAQYPERADFIKIQDFQKDFGYHSDRELDLRVASYEEDAHQVMIAVQQLVVDSAYYQAAKASLSPVSEPELDLAHLSRAKQKKIEKISEDLRNLLWWREEFKDISTRYYHLIRQISLKLGRAYEKRGFLKNEQDIFYIKKESLTSFMEGQMTADQLQEEAADNQHYCQAYRNFEPAGDLTDKEISPEEVAHDSQTLLTGMPASSGQVTGRVRVLLDLADIETIEPGEILVTRYTDTGWSYVFGILGGLVTEYGGVLCHASIVARECGIPALVCAKNATQLLETGMLVTLDGRRGEIRIHEEE
- a CDS encoding phosphatidylserine decarboxylase, translating into MVKVYQRKTGQVVEPTEYKAGLLDKLYGTAWGRFLLPILTRPSLSYLLTLKDYTPLSRKKIAAFVESYQLDLADYEDGPYPSFAAFFQRKIKPELRPICPDSQVLAVADAKLEAFTISQDLRLMIKGQSYRLADLLLDEELVQLFSGGTALVYRLGVEDLHRYLAAESGRITQRRKIKGRLHTVRQVAQKRRLIYKENKREYCLLDTELGPVLQMEVGALLVGRIYNHNQDRLVRGQEKGCFGLGGSTILVLYPADTIRLDQDILTYSDLGIETQIQMGEKIGEKLCLND
- a CDS encoding phosphoenolpyruvate synthase, translating into MKRIKQTGLDQVGGKAYHLLKMQAAGLPVPDFAVFAFDFFQKSASSADLERMEAAYRSGELDLSQLSQQLQDWAREQYSQEDLTAAENWIHQEFSQKDCRFAVRSSATIEDGKASSFAGQFESQLNVKPEGLKEAIQATLLSLYQESALSYLFEQGQSLKQAQMICLVQVMQEGDLSGIYFTANPKGILNEHIIVIGRGLGNKVVEDKIPTTMVTLHPKDQLFYTEQTKDSPELSQEQLEELQALASQVSQLFGPYMDMEFTFANGQLYLLQARPITTLPEGQRIILDNSNIVESYPGVSSPLTISFIQEAYASIFRSLAQRLVGKDAPELAAYEATFQNMLQPVNSRVYYQIQSWYQLLQLLPFSKKIIPIWQDMLGVRETEVPQMPVHLSAFKRLQIMLRIIREFWTSPKQMRQLEEQFAQIQREYEASFSPDADAETLIALVSKLKEDILAHWDITLVNDLYAFVYTGLLKKSRRGGAVQAEIAGIEQIESMRPALALQALTAQLKAEENAAIRQAMASESPAVFLSLQHPLVQEIAHFIHEFGDRAPEELKLETPTFRTHPERLLKLLLQMCQQEEKRLAPQKLEEEVQKSGWWTNFLRKRAMTGVKYRESSRLNRTRIYGMMRQIFRTLGQQLAERGLLATPDDVFYLTKEELFELTIKPRDVSGLIAERREKLEADKELPTFSRYVFAGQAFEKYLKPQNRTSSHNTGNQVLQGIGCSPGCVKSQVLVVEDVQEIEFAQDRIIVTKMTDPGWVYLLTQAKGVIAEQGSLLSHTAIISRELGIPSIVNVRGACSQLQNGDWIEMDGLTGKIRLIKEEDHAGN
- a CDS encoding CDP-alcohol phosphatidyltransferase family protein, producing the protein MKKNEPLFIGEYDKSVILTYTGAAFALLAVYAIIQSQLRLAMMAFIVSGICDLFDGVVARRMKRTESQKRFGIEIDSLCDMISFAALPAVLLMIQLPLGGANIILAVLYVLAAVTRLAHFNRLAKHDEGSGSYFIGLPVTYSALFFPLTYLVCQWLAPGFFAWVWLGLSLLLTFLFVYNCRIPKPNKLAYLVFAILAVASLIGLGVLPHG
- a CDS encoding UbiA family prenyltransferase codes for the protein MFKRLAVYYKEMFPLLPRFFVAAIMFFEIYFVLLLNDGVTKFHFDHQELIGIFTIFVFLMILRIADDFKDYETDRRLFPHRALPSGRVKKKDLAIALSFIVAVSVILNILFMNNIGWFLFLYIYGTLMSFWFFKRDKIQNSLPLALVTHNPVMMILNLYTISFVCYKYNLPLLSLPTVLLAFTMYFPSLIWEVCRKIRAPKDETEYVTYSMLFGYKKATRFIEVVTLLDILTNFALLWNISHVGVVVLVLNVIWMTVQFEQFIKDPTRFNIRERVERYTYITETTMVLSVAVYLLMGVL